In the Chroococcidiopsis sp. SAG 2025 genome, one interval contains:
- a CDS encoding glycosyltransferase family 4 protein, whose protein sequence is MKILVLSWEFPPRIVGGIARHVGELYPELVKLGHEVHMLTVEFGHAPMYELFEGIHVHRVPVTWGHDFFHWVANMNQSMGSHGAKLLLEEGPFDLIHAHDWLVGDAAIALKHNFKIPLIATIHATEHGRYNGIYTEEQRYINGKEQLLAYDAWRIIVCTDYMRREVERALASPWDKIDVIYNGIRPEKKHRRQDFDYWHFRRQYADDDEKIVYYVGRMTYEKGVSVMLNAAPKVLWEMGGHAKFVLVGGGNTEALKRQAWDLGIWHKCYFTGFMYDDFLDKFQAVADCAVFPSLYEPFGIVALESFAARVPVVVSDTGGFPEVVQHTKTGVVTWTNNSDSLAWGILEVLKNPDYRQWLVDNAYEDLDRRFNWSKLARQTQAVYQQVVRERSQISW, encoded by the coding sequence ATGAAAATACTCGTATTAAGCTGGGAATTTCCGCCGCGCATTGTAGGAGGCATTGCTCGTCATGTTGGGGAATTATACCCCGAACTCGTCAAACTAGGGCATGAAGTCCACATGCTAACAGTGGAATTCGGTCATGCACCGATGTACGAGCTTTTCGAGGGAATCCACGTACATCGGGTTCCAGTTACCTGGGGACATGACTTTTTCCATTGGGTGGCGAATATGAATCAAAGCATGGGTAGCCACGGCGCAAAGTTGCTCTTGGAAGAAGGACCGTTCGATCTGATTCACGCCCATGACTGGTTGGTAGGAGATGCGGCGATCGCCCTCAAGCATAATTTTAAAATCCCGCTGATTGCTACAATTCACGCTACCGAACACGGTCGTTACAACGGTATCTATACCGAAGAACAGCGCTATATCAATGGCAAAGAGCAATTACTCGCTTATGATGCTTGGCGAATTATCGTCTGTACCGACTATATGCGACGCGAAGTAGAACGGGCGCTAGCGAGTCCTTGGGATAAAATCGACGTAATCTATAACGGTATCCGTCCTGAAAAGAAGCACAGACGGCAAGATTTTGATTATTGGCACTTCCGCCGTCAATATGCTGACGATGATGAGAAGATCGTTTACTATGTCGGTCGTATGACTTACGAAAAAGGCGTGTCCGTGATGCTGAACGCAGCTCCCAAAGTGCTGTGGGAAATGGGAGGTCATGCTAAATTCGTACTCGTTGGCGGTGGTAATACCGAAGCTTTGAAGCGTCAAGCCTGGGATCTAGGTATTTGGCACAAGTGCTATTTCACAGGCTTTATGTACGATGACTTTCTCGATAAATTCCAAGCGGTAGCTGATTGTGCCGTGTTTCCCAGCCTTTACGAACCGTTTGGTATTGTTGCCCTAGAAAGCTTCGCTGCCCGCGTACCCGTTGTTGTCTCCGATACGGGCGGATTTCCAGAAGTCGTGCAGCATACTAAGACTGGAGTTGTGACTTGGACGAATAACTCTGACTCCCTCGCATGGGGAATTTTAGAAGTCTTAAAAAATCCCGATTATCGGCAATGGCTCGTTGACAATGCATATGAGGATTTAGATCGCCGCTTTAATTGGAGCAAGTTAGCCCGACAAACGCAAGCAGTTTATCAACAAGTCGTACGAGAGCGATCGCAAATTTCTTGGTAA
- a CDS encoding DUF2795 domain-containing protein, protein MAKVNPIQLQKHLKGMEYPASKQDIVDYAKQQGADNNAIAVLEQLPEEEYETPTDVNKAVGEVQ, encoded by the coding sequence ATGGCTAAAGTTAATCCGATCCAGCTGCAAAAACATCTCAAAGGTATGGAATATCCTGCTTCTAAGCAAGATATTGTGGATTATGCCAAACAACAAGGCGCGGATAATAATGCGATCGCTGTTTTAGAACAGTTACCAGAAGAAGAATACGAAACTCCTACTGATGTCAATAAAGCAGTAGGAGAAGTGCAATAG
- the gmd gene encoding GDP-mannose 4,6-dehydratase, whose translation MTQTKRALITGITGQDGSYLSEFLLEQGYEVHGIIRRTSTFNTDRIDHIYEDPHKEGVRMFLHYGDLTDGTTLRRILEEVKPIEIYNLGSQSHVRVSFDSPEYTVDSVGMGTLRLLEAIRDYQHRTGIEVRFYQAGSSEMYGLVQEIPQKESTPFYPRSPYACAKVYAHWQTINYRESYGMFACNGILFNHESPRRGETFVTRKITRAVARIVAGKQKKIYMGNLDAKRDWGYAKDYVRAMWLMLQQQQADDYVISTGETHSVREFLELAFGYVNLNWQDYVEFDDRYLRPAEVELLIGDSTKARQKLGWTPSVTFEQLVALMVDADLKAIGLSAPNGNGASVIHDIATIRQDMVSYLS comes from the coding sequence ATGACGCAAACAAAGAGAGCTTTAATTACTGGTATTACAGGTCAAGACGGTTCGTACCTGAGCGAGTTTCTGTTGGAACAAGGCTATGAGGTACACGGAATCATTCGCCGTACCTCGACATTTAACACAGACCGGATCGATCATATTTATGAAGACCCGCATAAAGAAGGCGTGCGGATGTTTCTGCACTATGGGGACTTGACCGACGGCACGACACTCCGACGCATTTTAGAAGAAGTCAAACCTATAGAAATCTATAATTTAGGTTCTCAATCCCACGTTCGCGTTAGCTTTGACTCCCCTGAATACACGGTGGATTCCGTAGGCATGGGAACGTTACGGTTATTAGAAGCAATTCGCGATTACCAACACCGGACGGGTATAGAAGTTCGGTTCTACCAAGCTGGTTCTTCAGAAATGTATGGATTAGTACAGGAAATTCCGCAAAAAGAATCAACTCCTTTCTATCCTCGCAGTCCTTACGCCTGTGCTAAAGTTTACGCTCACTGGCAAACAATTAACTATCGCGAATCTTATGGGATGTTTGCCTGTAACGGTATTTTATTTAACCACGAAAGCCCGCGACGGGGTGAAACTTTCGTAACGCGCAAAATTACCCGTGCTGTTGCCCGTATTGTAGCTGGCAAACAGAAGAAAATCTACATGGGTAACTTAGACGCAAAGCGCGACTGGGGCTATGCGAAAGATTACGTACGAGCAATGTGGTTGATGTTACAGCAGCAGCAAGCTGATGATTACGTAATTTCTACAGGTGAAACCCATTCCGTGCGCGAGTTTCTCGAATTAGCTTTTGGTTATGTAAATTTAAATTGGCAAGACTACGTAGAATTTGACGATCGCTACCTCAGACCAGCAGAGGTAGAATTACTAATTGGAGATTCTACCAAGGCACGACAAAAATTGGGATGGACTCCTAGCGTGACATTCGAGCAGCTTGTTGCTTTAATGGTGGACGCAGATTTAAAAGCGATCGGTCTATCTGCCCCGAATGGAAATGGTGCTTCAGTCATCCATGACATCGCAACAATCCGTCAAGATATGGTCAGCTACCTATCCTAG
- a CDS encoding NAD-dependent epimerase/dehydratase family protein, giving the protein MRILIMGGTRFIGVYLTKILVAQGHEVVLFNRGNRPIPVEGVTQIQGDRTSPEQLKAKLSKEHFDAIYDNNGRELSDTQPLAEIFHDRVQHFVYMSSAGVYLRSDQMPHIEGDPVDPKSRHRGKYETEAFLAQVGLPFTAIRPTYIYGASNYNDLESWFFDRIVRDRPIPIPANGLHITQMGHVEDLAQAMARVLGNERAIGQVYNVSGDRYVTFDGLARACAVAAGKSPEELAIVHYEPKNFDFGKRKAFPLRVQHFFASVDKAITELNWQPKYDLISGLKDSFQNDYLATGRDKAEVDFSVDEEILK; this is encoded by the coding sequence ATGCGAATTTTGATTATGGGTGGTACGCGCTTTATTGGTGTTTACCTCACCAAAATCCTAGTGGCGCAGGGTCATGAAGTGGTGTTGTTTAATCGCGGTAATCGCCCTATTCCAGTTGAGGGGGTAACTCAGATTCAAGGCGATCGCACTTCTCCAGAACAATTAAAGGCAAAGCTATCTAAAGAACATTTTGATGCCATTTACGACAATAACGGCAGGGAACTGAGCGATACTCAACCGCTAGCTGAGATCTTTCACGACCGGGTGCAGCACTTTGTCTATATGAGTTCGGCTGGCGTGTATCTCCGATCCGACCAAATGCCTCACATAGAAGGCGATCCAGTCGATCCTAAGAGCCGCCACCGAGGAAAATACGAAACAGAGGCTTTCTTAGCTCAGGTAGGCTTGCCCTTTACAGCAATTCGCCCTACGTATATCTACGGAGCTAGTAACTACAACGATTTGGAAAGCTGGTTTTTCGATCGCATCGTCCGCGATCGACCTATTCCGATTCCCGCTAACGGGCTACATATAACTCAAATGGGTCATGTTGAAGATCTAGCTCAAGCTATGGCTCGAGTATTAGGCAACGAGAGAGCCATAGGGCAGGTTTATAACGTCTCTGGCGATCGCTACGTTACTTTTGATGGTTTAGCTCGCGCTTGCGCTGTAGCTGCCGGAAAATCGCCGGAGGAGCTAGCGATCGTACACTACGAACCAAAAAATTTCGATTTTGGCAAGCGTAAAGCCTTTCCCCTGCGAGTACAGCATTTTTTCGCCAGCGTTGATAAAGCCATTACAGAACTCAACTGGCAGCCGAAATACGATTTAATTTCTGGGTTAAAAGACTCTTTCCAAAATGACTACTTGGCTACTGGACGAGACAAAGCCGAGGTAGATTTTTCTGTAGACGAAGAGATTTTGAAGTGA
- a CDS encoding GDP-L-fucose synthase family protein has protein sequence MTALDLNNKRILVTGGAGFLGRQVIDQLCQAGADKNKITVTRSRDCDLRVLENCQRAVDQQDIIIHLAAHVGGIGLNQAKPAELFYDNLMMGAQLIHSAYQAGVEKFVCVGTICAYPKFTPVPFKEDDLWNGYPEETNAPYGIAKKALLVQLQAYRQQYGFNGIYLLPVNLYGPEDNFDPKSSHVIPALIRKVHEAQLRGDKQIPVWGDGTPTREFLYSEDAARGIVMGTQFYNDPEPVNLGTGEEISIRDLIHLICELMEYDGEIIWQTDKPNGQPRRCLDTERAKQAYGFVTQVGFRQGLTNTIDWYRKHGA, from the coding sequence ATGACCGCCTTAGATTTAAACAACAAACGCATTCTCGTAACTGGTGGTGCTGGGTTCTTAGGTCGTCAGGTGATAGATCAACTTTGTCAAGCTGGTGCAGATAAAAACAAGATTACCGTAACGCGATCGCGCGATTGCGATTTGCGAGTCTTAGAAAACTGCCAGCGTGCGGTTGACCAGCAAGATATTATTATTCATCTGGCTGCCCACGTTGGCGGTATTGGGCTGAATCAAGCTAAACCTGCCGAGCTGTTTTACGATAACTTGATGATGGGGGCGCAACTGATCCACTCGGCTTATCAAGCGGGAGTGGAAAAGTTTGTCTGTGTCGGTACGATCTGTGCCTACCCTAAATTTACACCAGTCCCCTTCAAAGAAGATGACCTCTGGAATGGCTACCCAGAGGAAACCAACGCCCCCTATGGCATTGCCAAAAAAGCGCTATTAGTACAATTGCAAGCTTATCGCCAACAGTACGGCTTTAATGGTATCTATCTCTTGCCAGTCAACTTATACGGTCCTGAAGATAACTTCGACCCTAAGAGTTCCCACGTCATCCCAGCTTTGATCCGCAAAGTGCATGAAGCTCAACTGCGGGGAGACAAGCAAATTCCTGTTTGGGGTGATGGTACTCCTACCCGCGAATTTCTCTACTCAGAAGATGCAGCACGGGGAATTGTCATGGGGACTCAGTTTTATAACGATCCAGAACCTGTGAATTTGGGAACAGGCGAGGAAATTTCAATCCGCGATTTGATTCATTTAATTTGCGAATTAATGGAATATGACGGGGAAATTATTTGGCAAACCGATAAGCCCAACGGTCAACCCCGTCGCTGTTTAGATACCGAAAGGGCAAAACAAGCCTATGGTTTTGTGACTCAAGTAGGTTTCAGGCAGGGATTGACCAATACGATTGATTGGTATCGAAAGCACGGAGCATAA
- a CDS encoding sugar transferase, which translates to MTAQSSLLFGKRLQAFVKRGQEPFRTRAKPKGLLLARLNKEFAKRLFDVLFSLSVLILFAPVYLVLGFSIALSSPGPIFYVQERVGRNHKPFYCIKFRTMVANADEILSELIASSPGLRQEFEDNFKLKQDPRITKVGHFLRLTSLDEFPQFWNVLMGDMSIVGPRPLVAEELPRYGRHIDKVLTIKPGITGLWQVSGRNDIPYNRRVQIDVHYASSYSMWLDVWVILKTVFVVIVPKNNGAY; encoded by the coding sequence ATGACAGCCCAAAGCTCACTCCTCTTTGGCAAGCGGTTACAGGCTTTTGTCAAACGCGGGCAAGAGCCGTTTAGAACCAGAGCTAAACCGAAGGGTTTATTGCTCGCTCGACTCAATAAAGAGTTTGCCAAAAGATTGTTCGATGTTTTATTTTCGCTTTCCGTTCTAATTTTATTTGCGCCAGTTTATCTGGTGTTAGGCTTCTCCATCGCCTTAAGTTCCCCTGGACCGATCTTTTACGTTCAGGAACGAGTAGGCAGGAATCACAAGCCTTTTTATTGTATTAAATTCCGTACTATGGTAGCCAATGCTGATGAGATTTTGTCAGAATTGATTGCCTCGTCGCCAGGATTGCGGCAGGAATTTGAGGATAATTTCAAGTTAAAACAAGACCCGCGCATTACCAAAGTCGGTCATTTTTTGCGCTTAACTAGCCTAGATGAATTTCCCCAATTTTGGAACGTGCTCATGGGTGATATGAGTATCGTCGGTCCCCGACCTTTGGTAGCAGAAGAGCTACCGCGATATGGTCGTCATATTGATAAGGTCTTAACCATCAAGCCAGGAATTACTGGTTTGTGGCAAGTGTCGGGCAGAAATGACATTCCTTACAATCGTAGAGTGCAAATAGACGTTCACTATGCCAGCTCTTACAGCATGTGGCTAGATGTGTGGGTCATTTTAAAGACGGTATTTGTGGTAATTGTACCAAAAAATAACGGTGCTTATTAA
- a CDS encoding glycosyltransferase family 4 protein: protein MIVVVSSDCTRTSQSQEGDIGFYPPSCAMSRIAFIAGTYLPESDSVSDYTARLHTSLRDRGVESIVLTTYYAAEAAYDPHALGVVHGWQWVDLKALVKAVWDSGADAVHIQYQPQIYGHQPAILLLPLLLRLSGWRSPIVTTIHEYGNWEWQGRGLLARFSGWLQQLGQQCAWWDREGGFLLALSNATIAIAPEAKTLIQARLPNIERRLWHVPAATNVQASETDSSAARQVLRQTCNWHEDALVITYLGFLHSGKDLKTLLLAFKQVVTTQPQARLLVMDRKDSPKSTVQDDNTYLTQLQTTIDELELRSFVHFTGYLDEEIMSPYLAGSDIGVLDRDVSLNSSSLMSLLSHSLPAIATHVPSLPDTHPLLLVPPQDVTALTTALIELIDRPEKRKQQAKASRVFSQTFNWQNITQQHLEIYQGLLDN, encoded by the coding sequence GTGATAGTAGTTGTTAGCAGTGATTGTACTCGTACAAGCCAGAGTCAAGAAGGAGATATTGGCTTCTACCCGCCGTCTTGTGCCATGAGCCGCATTGCTTTCATTGCTGGTACGTACTTACCAGAAAGCGATAGTGTTTCAGACTACACTGCTCGCCTACATACTTCCCTCCGCGATCGCGGTGTGGAATCTATTGTACTGACAACTTACTACGCGGCAGAAGCGGCTTACGACCCTCATGCGTTAGGAGTCGTGCATGGATGGCAGTGGGTCGATCTAAAGGCTTTGGTCAAAGCAGTATGGGATAGTGGTGCGGATGCCGTACACATTCAGTACCAACCGCAAATCTACGGTCATCAGCCGGCAATCTTGTTACTACCATTATTGTTGCGATTATCTGGGTGGCGATCGCCCATCGTGACGACAATACACGAGTATGGTAATTGGGAGTGGCAAGGTCGAGGATTGCTAGCCCGATTTTCGGGTTGGTTGCAGCAGTTGGGACAGCAGTGTGCGTGGTGGGATCGAGAAGGGGGATTTTTGCTGGCGTTAAGCAATGCCACAATTGCGATCGCCCCAGAAGCAAAAACCTTAATTCAAGCGAGATTACCTAATATAGAGCGTCGTTTGTGGCACGTTCCAGCAGCTACCAACGTACAAGCGAGCGAAACGGACAGTAGTGCAGCACGCCAGGTTTTACGGCAAACTTGCAATTGGCATGAAGATGCACTCGTCATTACCTATTTAGGCTTTCTCCACTCTGGTAAGGACTTAAAGACTCTACTACTAGCTTTTAAACAGGTTGTTACAACTCAGCCTCAAGCACGACTGCTGGTGATGGATAGGAAAGATAGCCCGAAATCAACAGTTCAAGACGATAATACATACCTAACACAACTGCAAACAACGATTGACGAACTCGAATTACGTTCGTTCGTCCATTTCACGGGATATTTGGACGAGGAAATTATGTCTCCCTATCTCGCAGGATCGGATATCGGAGTGTTAGATCGCGATGTGAGTCTCAATAGTAGTTCTTTGATGTCGCTTTTATCCCACAGTTTACCAGCGATCGCAACTCATGTGCCGTCGTTACCAGATACGCATCCATTATTACTTGTCCCACCGCAGGATGTTACTGCCCTAACAACTGCATTAATAGAACTGATCGATCGCCCCGAAAAACGAAAACAACAGGCTAAAGCCAGTCGAGTTTTTAGCCAAACTTTTAATTGGCAAAATATTACTCAACAGCATTTAGAAATTTATCAAGGTTTATTGGATAATTAG
- a CDS encoding sugar transferase, whose translation MYQAPFPTAIKTVELKSPQTLDAVHPSARSAFKRCLDIVGSLVGLSILAVIFIPLAIAIKLDSPGPIFYGQERYGLQGRTFRMWKFRSMVPNADALKSQVKNEASGLIFKNTQDPRITRVGRFLRSTSLDELPQFWNVLVGDMSLVGTRPPTADEVAQYNDRHWQRLNVKPGLTGEWQVSGRSSIKDFEEIVNLDLRYQKMWHPFYDLFIIAKTVYVIFAKVGAC comes from the coding sequence ATGTACCAAGCACCGTTCCCCACCGCCATCAAAACTGTCGAACTTAAGTCTCCCCAGACACTAGATGCAGTTCATCCATCAGCCAGATCGGCTTTCAAGAGATGTTTGGACATCGTTGGCAGTTTAGTCGGACTGTCGATCTTGGCAGTTATCTTCATACCCTTAGCGATCGCCATCAAGTTAGACAGCCCAGGACCAATTTTCTACGGTCAAGAGCGTTACGGACTGCAAGGACGAACATTTCGGATGTGGAAATTCCGTTCGATGGTTCCCAACGCAGATGCGCTGAAGTCTCAAGTGAAAAACGAAGCATCGGGGCTAATTTTCAAAAACACCCAAGATCCAAGAATTACAAGAGTGGGTCGTTTCTTGAGAAGCACTAGCCTAGACGAACTGCCCCAATTTTGGAACGTATTAGTTGGAGACATGAGTTTAGTAGGTACTCGTCCACCAACTGCTGATGAAGTTGCTCAGTACAACGATCGCCACTGGCAAAGATTAAACGTGAAGCCGGGGTTAACAGGAGAGTGGCAAGTCAGCGGACGCTCTAGCATTAAAGATTTTGAAGAGATTGTCAATCTCGACCTGCGCTACCAAAAAATGTGGCATCCTTTCTACGACTTGTTTATTATTGCTAAGACTGTGTACGTAATTTTTGCTAAAGTAGGTGCTTGCTAA
- a CDS encoding YihY/virulence factor BrkB family protein, giving the protein MRIKTIISLLRETFTEWNEDKASRLAAALAYYTVFSLAPMLIIAIAIAGAVFGEEAARGEIVTQIQGLVGRDGAKFIETAIEGASKPKAGTIASLISIAVLLFGASGLFAQLQDSLNTIWEVQPKPGRGLIGILRDRFLSFTMVLGVGFLLLVSLVLSAGLSGLVNFLGSLLPGIGALLQIANFVLSFAVTTLLFGLIYKVLPDVKIAWSDVWSGAIVTSLLFSIGRFALGLYLGNSSFGSTYGAAGSVVIILVWVYYAAQILFFGAEFTQVYARRYGSRIVPTKNAVPLTETNRDEQGMRTDRDRRRRKTR; this is encoded by the coding sequence GTGAGAATTAAGACAATTATCAGTTTGTTGCGAGAGACATTTACTGAATGGAACGAAGATAAAGCTTCGCGACTAGCCGCAGCATTGGCATATTACACGGTATTTTCCCTCGCCCCGATGTTGATTATTGCGATCGCGATTGCTGGAGCAGTTTTTGGTGAAGAAGCAGCAAGAGGCGAAATTGTCACGCAGATTCAAGGTTTAGTAGGTAGGGACGGGGCAAAATTTATTGAAACGGCAATTGAAGGTGCTAGTAAACCTAAAGCAGGAACCATTGCTTCTCTAATTAGTATTGCTGTCTTACTATTTGGCGCTTCTGGCTTATTCGCTCAGTTACAAGACTCTTTGAACACGATTTGGGAAGTTCAGCCGAAACCAGGACGAGGTTTAATCGGCATCTTGCGCGATCGCTTTTTGTCATTCACGATGGTACTCGGTGTAGGCTTTTTGCTACTCGTTTCCCTGGTTTTAAGTGCAGGTTTATCAGGTTTGGTTAATTTTTTGGGCAGCTTGTTACCAGGAATCGGAGCATTGTTACAGATAGCTAACTTCGTCCTCTCTTTTGCCGTGACGACACTACTATTCGGACTGATTTATAAAGTCTTGCCAGATGTCAAAATTGCCTGGAGCGATGTTTGGAGCGGCGCGATCGTTACTTCGCTACTATTCTCAATTGGTAGGTTTGCTTTGGGACTGTATCTAGGAAACAGTAGTTTTGGTTCTACCTACGGCGCGGCAGGTTCAGTCGTCATTATCTTAGTTTGGGTTTACTATGCTGCCCAAATCCTCTTTTTCGGTGCAGAATTTACTCAAGTTTATGCCAGAAGATATGGTTCTCGCATCGTACCAACAAAAAATGCCGTACCGCTAACGGAAACAAACCGTGACGAGCAAGGAATGAGAACAGATCGCGATCGTCGCCGCCGGAAGACGAGATAG
- a CDS encoding glycosyltransferase — protein MKYALVHEWLTPQATGGSELVVREILRCINADLYALIDFESTNSQSYLFGRKIGTTFLQHLPFSRNGVQKYLPLLPLAIEQLDLRAYDAIVSSSHTVAKAVLASPQQLHVCYCHSPMRFAWDMTFDYLRSSRMGRGLPGIATRYLLHCLRQWDAIAANRVDYFIANSHHTARRIWRCYRRPATVIYPPVDIDRFPVVKDKQDFYLTVSRLVSYKQVSTIVRAFNQLKKPLVVIGTGPELPEIRKLAQSHVQILGAQPNDVVEKYMAQAKAFVYAALEDFGIAIVEAQACGTPVIALGAGGALETVRDLHRYPDSATGIFFLEQTVDALVAAVEKFEANWVAFDSDRIRTQATQFTPKIFEEQFLAFLERSCQEFFVPNS, from the coding sequence TTGAAATATGCCCTTGTCCATGAGTGGTTAACGCCTCAAGCTACTGGCGGTTCGGAATTAGTAGTGCGAGAAATTCTCAGGTGCATCAATGCCGATCTCTACGCACTGATTGACTTTGAATCTACTAATTCCCAAAGTTATTTGTTCGGACGCAAAATTGGTACGACATTTTTGCAACACTTACCGTTCTCGCGCAATGGCGTACAGAAATATCTCCCTTTGTTGCCGTTGGCGATCGAACAATTAGATTTGCGTGCCTATGATGCGATCGTTTCTTCGTCTCATACCGTTGCCAAAGCCGTACTTGCCAGTCCCCAGCAGCTTCATGTTTGCTATTGTCACAGTCCGATGCGCTTTGCTTGGGATATGACGTTCGATTACCTCCGCTCTAGCCGCATGGGTCGCGGTCTACCTGGAATTGCCACTAGGTATTTACTCCATTGCCTGCGCCAGTGGGATGCGATCGCCGCTAACCGTGTCGATTATTTCATCGCCAACTCTCACCATACGGCACGCCGTATTTGGCGCTGTTATCGTCGTCCTGCTACAGTAATTTATCCGCCTGTAGATATCGATCGCTTCCCCGTGGTGAAAGATAAACAAGATTTTTACCTCACGGTTTCGCGATTGGTCAGTTACAAGCAAGTCTCAACCATCGTCCGCGCCTTTAATCAACTCAAAAAACCTTTGGTCGTGATCGGTACGGGTCCAGAACTTCCAGAGATTCGCAAACTGGCACAGTCGCACGTTCAAATTTTAGGAGCGCAGCCTAATGATGTAGTAGAGAAATATATGGCTCAAGCAAAAGCGTTTGTTTATGCAGCTCTAGAGGATTTTGGCATCGCGATCGTCGAGGCTCAAGCTTGCGGCACGCCAGTCATCGCCTTGGGCGCTGGGGGAGCGTTGGAAACAGTGCGAGACTTGCACCGCTACCCCGATAGCGCGACGGGAATATTTTTTTTAGAGCAAACAGTAGACGCATTGGTGGCAGCTGTGGAAAAATTTGAAGCCAACTGGGTAGCGTTCGATTCCGATCGGATTCGCACCCAGGCAACTCAATTTACCCCTAAAATCTTTGAAGAGCAGTTTTTAGCTTTTCTAGAACGCTCGTGTCAGGAGTTCTTCGTCCCTAATTCTTAG
- a CDS encoding putative 2-dehydropantoate 2-reductase: MESYPDRHNCDGKRSYAMLGTGALGGYYGGCLQKAGLDVHFLLRSDYTHVSQSGLVIESTDGDFTLSQVNAYQDVKDMPRCDVVAIALKTIQNHLLSDLLLPVLKEDGVVLVLQNGLGIEDTVAEIVGSHRVIGGMCFVCANKVAPGHIRHLDYKAISLGEYTADYFPAGITTRMQQIATDFESAGIPIDLSEDLLLARWQKLVWNIPYNGLSVILNARTDELMANASTRALVEELMAEVVAGAAEFDRHISSSFVQNMLDRTAKMKPYKTSMKIDYDLKRPLEVEAIVGSPLRLAEAAGTNLPQIRTLYRQLKFLDGKNLKFKF, translated from the coding sequence ATGGAGTCGTATCCCGATCGCCATAATTGTGATGGTAAACGCAGTTACGCCATGTTAGGAACGGGGGCATTGGGTGGTTATTATGGTGGTTGTTTGCAAAAGGCTGGTTTAGATGTCCATTTTTTGCTTCGCAGTGATTATACCCATGTTTCTCAATCTGGTTTAGTTATAGAGTCAACTGACGGTGACTTTACCCTATCTCAGGTCAATGCTTACCAAGACGTGAAGGATATGCCGCGTTGCGATGTGGTGGCGATCGCGCTGAAAACAATTCAAAATCATCTATTATCCGATCTATTACTTCCAGTTCTGAAAGAAGATGGCGTAGTTTTGGTATTGCAGAATGGTTTGGGAATAGAAGACACGGTAGCTGAAATTGTCGGTTCTCATCGAGTTATCGGCGGTATGTGTTTTGTCTGCGCAAATAAAGTTGCCCCAGGACATATTCGCCATTTAGATTACAAGGCGATCTCGCTGGGAGAATATACTGCTGACTATTTTCCGGCAGGAATTACGACAAGAATGCAGCAAATTGCCACTGATTTTGAATCGGCTGGCATTCCCATTGACTTATCAGAAGATTTGCTGTTAGCGCGTTGGCAAAAATTGGTATGGAATATTCCCTATAACGGGCTATCTGTCATACTCAATGCTCGAACCGATGAGTTGATGGCAAATGCATCCACTCGGGCTTTAGTCGAAGAGTTGATGGCGGAAGTGGTAGCGGGTGCAGCTGAGTTCGATCGCCATATTTCCAGTAGTTTTGTCCAAAACATGCTCGATCGGACTGCCAAAATGAAGCCGTATAAAACCAGCATGAAAATTGACTACGATTTGAAGCGTCCTTTGGAAGTTGAAGCGATCGTTGGCAGTCCATTACGTCTAGCTGAGGCTGCTGGAACAAATCTGCCTCAAATTCGCACTTTGTATCGGCAGTTGAAGTTTTTAGATGGAAAAAATTTGAAGTTTAAATTTTGA